The Qipengyuania aurantiaca genome contains the following window.
TCCTCGACATCGGCCACCAGGCGGTCGAGCGCGTTGCCCTCGCTACGGGTGCGCAGGCCGACACGCCGCTGCGGGGCGGCGCCGGCGATATTCTTCTTGCCGAAGACCTTGCCGCCGAAAATCCCGCGACCGAAATTCGAAAAACCCATCCTGCGACCCTCCTGACTTGGGAGGTTACTTATTCCGGGCGGGTTTCAAAGCGGTTTATGAAGCGGCCAATTCCTGTTCGAGCAGTTCGAGGACGCGGGACCGGTCGGGGAAGCCTTCCTCGACCCAGCGCGCTTCGACGGCGCGCAGCGTGCGAGCGACTTCGGGGCCTGCGCCAACGCCGCGCGCGACGATCTCTCCGCCCTTGAGCGGAAGCTGCGGGACGTCCCAATCGCGGAGTGCTGCGACGCTTTCGCCCTTCAGCAACAGCCGGTCGCGCGCGCCTTCGACCCCTTCGAAATAGGCCAGCGCGCGCGGGGCGGCGGCGTCTTCCTCGCGGCGTTCGGCGGCGCAGATCAGTCGGGCGCGCTGCTGGCGCGAGAGGCGCAGGCGTGCGGCAACGCTCTCCGCAACACTCTTGATCGGCGGGAGCAAGGCGGCGAGGCGGCGGACGGCGTCGCCTTCCACACCTCCGCGTGCCTCTGTCTCGACCAGCTGCGCGAGGCATTGCGTCTCGCGGTCGCGCGCTTCGGGCAGGATGACTTCGAGCACGCCGAGGTCCTTCATCAGGCGAAGCGTGGGCGAGGGCGCGGGCAGGGCGAGGATGGCGAGCAGTTCCATCGCCACCCGCTCGCGGCTAAGGCCTTTCAGCGTGTGCGCCAGATCGCGGCAGGCGTTAACCGCCTCCTCGTCCAGCGCATCGCCGAAGCGTGCCTGGAAACGGAAATAGCGCAGGATGCGAAGATGGTCCTCGCGGATGCGCTCTTCCGCCTCGCCGATGAAGCGGACATGGCCGCATTCGAGGTCCGCCACGCCGCCGAAGAAGTCATCGATCTCGAGGCTTTCGGGATGGGCGTAGAGCGCGTTAATGGTGAAGTCGCGGCGCGAGGCGTCGTCCTTCCAGTCCTGCGCAAAGGCCACGGTGGCGCGGCGGCCATCGGTCGACACATCGCGGCGCAAGGTGGTGATTTCGACCGGGCCTGCGGGCAGGATTGCGGTCACCGTGCCATGGTCGATGCCGGTCGGCACGGTGCGAATGCCCGCCTCGCGGCAGCGGTCGATCACCTCATGCGGCAGGAGCGGCGTGGCCAAATCCACATCGTGGATCGCCTTGCCGAGCAGCGTGTCGCGCACCGCGCCGCCGACATAGCGTGCGTTGTCGGCCCCCAGCGCGGCGATCAGCTGCGCGAGGTCTTCGCGTTTCGTCCAGTCTGCTAATGGCAAAGTGGCCAACTTAAGATCCGTTCGTGCTGAGCTTGTCGAAGCGCCGCTCTTTCTTCGAGTGCAGCGCCTAAGTGAAGTACGGCACTTCGACAAGCTCAGTGCGAACGGGGTTGGGGGTTCATCGGGTCACCCACGCCAGACGGCGCGAAAGATTGATGCAGATCGCGGCGGTCACGCCCCAGATGCGGTAGCCTTCGTGGTCCATCTCGTAATAGCGGCGCATGGCGCCCTTCCAGAAGACCTCGTTCTCGCTCCACCGCTTGCGGTCGAGGAGGTGTTCGAGCGGCGCCTCGAACCAGCTTTCGACCTCGCGCGGGTCGGGGCGGATGGGAAGATCGGCGGGCACGGTGGCGAGGACCGGGGTGATGTCGAAGCCGGTGCCGGTCTGGTAGCGGTCGGTCGTCCCGATGACGCGGACCGCCTCGCGGGTGATGCCGAGTTCCTCCCAGGCCTCGCGCAGGGCCGCCTCCACCGCATCCTCGCCCGCATCGATCTTTCCGCCCGGAAAGGCGACCTGTCCCGGGTGATCGCGCATGGTACGCGGGCGCTGGGTCAGGAGGACGGTCGGGTTTTCGCTCTCGGTCACCGCGATGAGCACGGCGGCATCGGCGGTGCGGTCGAGATCGGCAAAGCGCGCGTCGGAAAGGAGGCCTTCCACCTCTCGCGCATGCCCCTGCTCGAACAGCTGCGTCAGGCGGTCGAAGAGCGCGCTCATCCGGGGAGGAGGGAGAAGGTCTCGCCGCCGCTGGTGACGGTCCAGTCGTCCCCTTGGGCCAAGGCGATGCGGGCAAGCTGTTCGTAAGTGGAACGGTTCAGCCGCGCCTCGCAGCCGCGGCGAACGTGGAGATAGAGCGCTGGCTGGTCGGCATCGCCGGTCGCGCGGATCGGGTTCTCGGGCCCTGCGATCACCAGCTCGTCGGTGTTGAGGCGGAAGGCGAGGTCGCCGTCCACCTGGCTCACATCGGTGGCGATGAAGCAGGCGTCCTCCACTTCGATGGAAAGCTTCTGGTACGGCACGACCAGCCAGTAGCTGCCGTCTTCCTCGCGGTTGAGGAGGCCTGAAAAAGCGCGCACCATTGCTTTGCGGGTAATCTCGCTGCCGTCATGCAGCCATGTCCCGTCGGCGCGGATGACCATGTGGCTGTCGTCGACATTCTCGGGCGACCATTGCTCGACCGGGGGCAGGCGGCGTTCGGCCACGGCCTCGGCGATGTCGGCAAGGCTCATTCCGGCGAGTTCGGGGGGCGGGGTGTAGACCATGGTGGGAACAATGGATGGCGCGGGTCTTGGTGCCGCGCAATAGCCACTGCGAATAACGGGTCAGCGCGCCGTTTCGCTCGTCTCGTCGGTCCAGGGGCCGAGCATACCCTCGGAAGGCAGGATCGAGGGATTGCCGGTCCTCAGCAGCAGGCGCTCGCGCTCGAAGGGGCCGGGGCAGTGCCAGCCGCCGATGTGGTCCGCGGTAAAGCCCCATTGCCCGTAATAGTCGGGATCGCCGATCAGCACCTGCGGGAAGGGCGGCGCGCCGTCGTCGAAAGCGGCATCGATCGCGCCGAGGCTCGCGGCCATCAGCGCCTTGCCGAAGCCTTCGCCCTGCCGTCCGGGCATGACCGCAACCGGTCCGACCATGATCAGCGGATGAGGGCGGCCCTTGGGATCGGTCAGCGCGACCGGCCAAAGCTGGATCGAGCCGACAAGGTATTCTTGCTCGTCCAGCGCGGCGAAGCTGAGCGCGGGCAGGGGATCGAGCCCTTCGCGGATGCGATAGGCGGTGCGCGCGTGGCGCTGCTCGCCGAAAGCGGCGTCGAGCAATTGCTCGACCAACAAGGCGTCGATCGCGGAGAGGGGGACGAGTGTCGCCATGGGCCGCGCCGATTAGGGGCGCGCGCCCATGCTGTCGATCAAATTCGCCTTATTGCGGGCGAAGCTGGAGCAGGCGTCCGCCTTCTCCGTCTTCGAGCACCCACAAGGCGCCATCGGGACCTTCGATGACCGAACGGATGCGCTCGCCCATGTCGTAGCGTTCGACCTCGCGCGCCGTGTCGCCATCGAAGCTGACGCGAATGAGGGCCTTGGTCTTGAGGCCGGAGATCAGCGCATCGCCTTTCCACGCCGCGAAAAGGTCGCCGTCGAGGATGGTCATGTTGCCGGGCGCGATGACCGGGGTCCAGCTGATGACGGGCTTGGTAAAGCCGTCATCGGGCGTGTGGTCGGGAATGTTCGTGTCGTTGTAATTGATCCCGTTCGAGCGCACCGGCCAGCCGTAATTCGCCCCGCGCTGGACGAGGTTCAGCTCGTCCCCGCCCTTGGGGCCATGCTCGACTTCCCACAGCCGTCCCTGCGCATCGAAATCCATGCCCAGGATATTGCGGTGACCATAGGACCAGATCTCGTCGCCGAAGGGATTGCCCGCGGCCGGCGTGCCGTCGAGGTTCAGTCGGACGACAGTGCCGAGCGTGTTCGAGAGATCCTGTGCGGGCTCCTTCTTCTGCCGCTCGCCGCTGGCGATGTACATGTAACGCTCGTCCGGGCTGAAGAGGATGCGGTGCGAATAATGGCCGCGGCCCGAGACCTTGGGGCTCTGGCGCCAGATCACTTCGAGGCCCTGGATCGCGCAATCCTGATGATCCTCGCACACCATCTGGCCGCGCCCGACCACCGCGCCGCGCGTATCGCCATCACCGGCCTCGACCCAGCTGAGATAGATCGTGCGCCGGTCGATCGTGGAGGAAGCCTCGCTCGGCAGGAAGGCGATGTCGCCAAGCCCGCCCTGTCCGCCGTAGTCTACCTCCGGCACGCCAGAGAAGAAGATCGCCTTGTCGAAATTGCCGGTCTGGACGCCGCGGATCGTGCCGCTTTTCTCGGTCAGGACCAGCACATCGGTGCCGGGAATGAAGGCCGCGGCCCAGGGCTCGTTGAAACTGCCGTGCTCGGTGATCGCAAAACCGCTGAAGCCCGTGTCGGGCGGCGAGGTCGGCGTCGGCGTGGAGACTGCCTCGCCCCCACCGGTGGATGACGAGCCGCCGCAGCTTGAAGCCATGAGCAGCGGCGATAGGATGGCGGCAAGGACGGTAACGCGCTTCATGTTCTCTTCAACTCCCGCAGATGGCCTTCGCGATGCCCCCCTGATCGTGGGGGTGGACGAGGCCGGGCGTGGCCCGCTCGCCGGCCCGGTGGTCGCCGCCGCCGTGGTCTTGTGCAAGCCATGCCCGGGCGGCCTCGACGATTCCAAAAAACTTTCCGCCGCCAAGCGTTCCAAGCTCGAACCGCAAATCCAGCGTCGCTGCGCCTGGGGGCTGGCGGTGGTGGAGCCCGAAGAGATCGACCGGCTCAACATCTTCGGCGCGACCATGCTGGCGATGACGCTGGCGACACAGCGCTGCGTCGAGGCTTTGGGCGCCGAGCCGGTCGAGGTGCTGATCGACGGCAACATGACCCCGCACGGCAGGCGCGAGGAATGGCGCTGGCCCGCACGCGCCATCGTCGGCGGGGACGGTAAGGAAGCGTGCATCTCCGCCGCCTCCATCCTCGCCAAGGAATACCGCGACCGGATCATGGTGGAAGCGGCAAGGTCGCACCCGCATTACGGCTGGGAAAGCAACAAGGGCTACGGCTCCAAGACCCACATGGAGGCGCTTCGCATCCATGGCCCGACCCCCTTGCACCGCCGCAGCTTCGCGCCCGTCAGCCAGATGGCGCTGCTCTAGCCCAAGGTGGCGGAGACCAGCTTGCTGGGCAAAACGATCCGGCATGTCGCACCCTTGGAGGGGTAGTTCATCTCAACATGCGCATCGGCGCTTAGCGATGTCTGGATCAGGCGCGTGCCAAACCCTTTGCGTTCGGGCGCGCTCGCTTCGGGGCCGCCGGTCTCGGCCCACATAAGCTCGACATCGCCGTTTTCCAGCACCCGGCTGGTAATAACGATACGGCCCGTTTCGTTGGACAGAGCGCCGTATTTGACAGCGTTGGTGCCCAGTTCGTGCACCACCAGTGTCAGGCGTTCGGCCACCTGCGGCTTGATGGCCAGACGTTCGTCGATGTCGATGACCACCCGGTCCGCCAGTTCGGGCATGGACGCGCGTTCGCTGGTGTAGACGTCGCGCACCGAGACCCGCTCGTTGCGCGTGTTATAGGCCAAATTGTGGCTGCGCCCGATTGCCTTCAGCCGTTCCTGTAACACCTTGGCGTTTTCGATCCGGTCGCCGCCCTCGCGCGCAGCGAGGGCGATCAACCCGCTGATCGACGCGATGATGTTCTGCAGCCTGTGGTTGAGTTCGGCCGTGACGAGGCGCAGATGCTCCTCGTTGCGCTTGGTGTCGGTGATGTCGATGACATGGCCGATCAGGCGTTCAGGCCTTCCTTCGCTGCCTTCCAGCGGACGCCCATGCGCGCTGATCCAGCGCGTCAGCCCGTCGGCCCGACGAATACGGCATTCGAAAGCCCACTCGTCGCCATTGTCTAGGGCCGCGCCGTAAAGTTGATCGACCCGCTCGCGATCCTCGTCCACCACATGGCCGAGGAAATCGTCATAGGTCCAGCTGTCGAGCTTTTCCTCGTATCCGAACAGCTGGTCGTGCTTCGAATTGCGCCAAGCTTCGCCGGTCGCGGTGTCGAGTTCCCATATCCCGAGATGCGCGAAAGTCGCCGCCAATTTAAGATGATCGATTGCACTTCCGCGCGCGGCGAGTTCGCGTTCCATACTTCAGCCCCTTTTTCGACGGCCTTTATGGTAAGGATCGCGAACAATATCAAGATGTTGGGAGTCGGTTGATTGTTTCGGCTCAGTGCGGCTGGGGGTTGGGAATGTCGATGCGCTGGATGGCGCTCTGGCAATTGGGACCGCCGACCAGCCACACGCCGTCTTCCGACACCAGTTCGAGGAAGCAGATCGGGCGGCCTTCCTCGCACAGCTCGGCCCATTCGCCGCGGGCGTTCTTCTTGGCAACGTCGAGGGCGCCGCCGAGCGAGCCGGCTTCGAAGGCGTAGATGTTGATCGAACGGTGATCGTTGGCGGGATATTTCAACTGGTAGTGCGGCATACGAACCCTCGGATCGGGGGCAGATATGCGAACCGATTATGTTGTTACCTGCGGTTGCAGAACTGGGAAGGAATTGCCCTGCGGGAGCACCCAAGCGCATACATGATGCTCAATGCACGGCGACGGGGCAAGGCCGCGTCTGCCCGGCCATCCCGACCGCTGCACGTCTGGGCGAAAAGAATGAGGCGATGGGCGGTCGCACGTCGGCCCATCCATCTTGGTGCCGGGAAAAACGACCTGTGAGTCCTAACCGCCACACCCCACCATCTGGAGTCTGGCCGGAGGCTTCGGACTCAACATCTGGTGGGGGACTCGTTTCGTTCTCCCATGGTTAACACCATCTTTAGAGGTTGCGCCTAAACAACTGTCTTGACGCGGAATCCGTTTGGATTCACCCTGTGGATAACTACGGACAGGGGAATATCTATGGCGGTCCTGGAGACCACGAAAACGCGCGCCAAGGCGCCGGCGAAACGCGCACCGAAGCAGCTTTCGGTGGAACTGCCACTGGGTCAGATCCTCGATGGCGACTGCGTGGAAGCCATGCGGCAAATCCCTTCGGCCAGCATCGATCTGGTCTTCGCCGACCCGCCCTACAATCTCCAGCTTGGCGGCGATCTCAACCGGCCCGACGGCAGCCATGTCGATGCGGTGACCGACGATTGGGACAAGTTCGACACCTTCAAGGCCTATGACGATTTTACGCGCGACTGGCTGATCGAGGCCAAGCGCATCCTCAAGCCCGACGGCGCGCTGTGGGTGATCGGCAGCTATCACAACATCTACCGCGTCGGCGCGATCCTGCAGGATCTGGGCTTCTGGATCCTCAACGACATCGTGTGGCGCAAGTCCAACCCCATGCCGAATTTCCGCGGCACCCGCTTCACCAACGCGCATGAAACGCTGCTGTGGTGCAGCCAGGGGGAGAAAGCGAAGTACCACTTCAACTACCGTGCGATGAAGACGCTCAATGACGAGCTCCAGATGCGCAGCGACTGGGTCCTGCCGATCTGCAACGGCGCGGAGCGGCTGAAAGAGGGCGGCCACAAGGTCCACCCGACGCAGAAGCCCGAAAGTCTGCTCTACCGCGTGCTGCTCTCCACCACGGAGAAGGGCGACGTCGTGCTCGACCCCTTCTTCGGCACCGGCACCACCGGCGCGGTCGCCAAGCGCCTGGGCCGCGAGTGGATCGGCTGCGAGCGCGAGGGCGTCTATCGCGACGCAGCGCTGAAGCGGATTGAGAAGGAACTCCCGCTCGACGAAAGCGCGCTCACCACCATGCAGGCGGGCCGCAGCGCCCCCAAGGTGGCGTTCGGCGCGCTGGTCGAGAACGGCTACATCGCGCCCGGCACCAGGCTGTTCGACAAGAAACGCCGCTGGACCGCCACGGTGCGCGCCGACGGTTCGCTGGCGTACGAGAAACAAACCGGCTCGATCCACGGCCTCGGCAAGGAACTGCAAGGCGCGCCCAGCTGCAACGGCTGGACCTTCTGGCACTACGAGAACGGCGGCGAAGTGAAACCGATCGACGCCGCGCGGCAGCTGTACCTGCTGGCGGTGGAGGATTAGTCTTAGTCAAACTTTCCGGAAAAAGGTGACGCATGCCCTACCTGTGTTAGAAGGTGGGCAATGACGGACCTGAGGCCATTCGAAGAACTGAGCGCGGACCATCTCCGTCTCATCTTGAATACGGCGCATATCGGCATCTGGGAACTCGACCTGGAATCGGGCCACGCATCCAGAAACCACCATCATGACCGGATATTCGGTTATCACGAGGGGCTCGCCGAATGGACTTACGACAAGTTCATCGAACATGTGGTGCCAGAGCAGCGCGAGGAAGTTGATCGCCTTCAGAAGGACGCAATTGCATCCGGGGTAGAATGGGCCTTCGACTGCGCGATCATCACGGCCGATGGCGAGAGAAAATGGATCAGTGCCGCTGGCCGACCTCTTGCCGGACCGGGTGGCGATCCTGCGAAGCTCATCGGTCACGTCATCGACATTTCGGAGACGAAGGAGCGGGAAGCTAGACTCAGTCTTCTGACGGAAGAATTGAACCACCGGGTGCGGAACATGTTGTCCGTGATCAAGTCGATCGTGCGGTTGTCTGCGCGCAAGGCCAATACGGTGAACGACTTTGCGACTGCGCTCGAAGGGCGCGTCGCTTCGCTTGCAAGAAGCCATAGCCTCATGGTGGCGGACGCTTCGGCCAAGCTATGTCCGAGCGAAATTCTGCAGGAAGAGCTGGCTGCTATTCCCGGGATCGAAGATCGCGTGGATGTTCAGATCATAAACGAAGAGGCCATAACCGGCGCGGTCGGTCAGGGTTTGTCGCTCGTCCTGCACGAGCTTGTCACCAATGCCCTGAAATACGGCGCACTCTCCGGAAAAGAAGGAAATGTGAGTGTCTGCATTGAAGAGGTGGATGGCCAAATCAAAATTGCATGGAGAGAGTGCGGAGGTCCGCGGGTCGATACGGAACGCAAAGCCGGGTTCGGCTCTAGCCTGATCGCACAAGCTCTTTCGGGCCACGGAAAGGTTGATCTGCGTTACCCCGTGAGCGGTGTGGAATGCGATATTTCGCTCACGCCGTAACGAGGAAGTGGAGCAGGTTGTATCTGGATATATACGTAAAAAGCTCTGCGCTACTTTCGCCTGTTCCATTCTGATTGCATTCGGATAGGGCTCTCACATGACTGACAGCATCTACATTCGCCCCCTGGGCTTCGTTCCCGGTCCGCAGGCCGAGCATGGCAACGCTATCCGGCTGGCGGGAGGGATGGTCTATGCGAGCCGCTTTGCCGTCATCCTGCGCCGCGATGGTGCGGTTGCGGAGCGGTGGCTGGCGGCGCCCGATACCATGGCCGAGGTGCTGGGGCATCTGCCCGACACTGTCGCTGCCGACGCGGAAAGCCAGTGGGCGAACCTCACCCTCGCGCATCCGGCGCTGGAGCTGGGCGCGCGCACGGTGCAACTCGACCAGCCGCAGGTGATGGGCATTCTCAACGTCACGCCCGACAGCTTCAGCGACGGCGGCAAGCATGACGACGTCGAAACCGCGCGCGAGCACGCTGCGGCGATGGTCGAGGCGGGCGCGAGCATCATCGACATCGGCGGCGAGAGCACGCGGCCGGGCGCTAGGCCCGTCTGGGAAGGCGACGAGATCGAGCGGGTCGTCCCCGTGATCGAAGTCTGCGCGGCGATGGGCGCGGCGGTCAGCGTCGACACGCGCAAGGCGGCAGTGATGGAAGCCGCGCTCGACGCGGGCGCGGCCCTCGTCAACGACGTCTCCGGGCTCACCCACGATCCGCGCAGCGCCGAAGTGGTCGCTGCGCGCGGTTGCCCCGTGGTGCTGATGCACTCGCCGGGGCGGGGCGAGGACCTCCACGAGGGCGGCGACTACGACAACGTCGTGTTCGATGTCTTCGACGAGCTCCGCAATCGCCGCGATGAGGCGCTGGAAGCCGGAATTGACGCCAGCCGCATCCTGCTCGACCCCGGCATCGGTTTCGGCAAGAGCCTCGCCGAGAACCTGCTGCTCATCAACGCCCTGCCGCTGTTCCACGCGCTCGGCCACCCGCTCCTGCTGGGCGCGAGCCGCAAGCGGATGATCGGGGCGCTGGGCAAGGAAGAGGATGCCGACAACCGCCTCGGCGGCAGCCTCGCTCTGGCGCTCAAGGGCATGGACGCCGGCGTCCAGCTCGCCCGCGTCCACGACGTCCCCGAAACCGTCCAGGCGCGCAATGTCTGGCGCGGCCTGCGCGACGCGGCGCTGACCGATTTTTCGGATCTGCCGGGCTAACTAGCCGGGCGAGGCGGCACTGCCTGCGAGCAGCCCGCCGTCGAGCGTGAGCTCCGCGCCGGTCATGTAGCCACTTTCCGGCGAAGCGAGATAGACGCAGAGCGCGGCGACCTCCTCCACCGTGCCGAAACGCTTCATCGGCGTGTCAGCGACCAGCGCGGCCATCTTTTCCTCGCGGTCGGGGCCGTCGCCCAGCATCGGCTCCCAGATCTCGGTCAGGATTGCGGCGGGGTGGATCGAGTTGCAGCGGATCGCCCAGCCGTTCTGCGCCGCGTAGAGCGCGACCGATTTGGAATGATTGCGGATCGCCGCCTTGCTCGCCGCATAGGCCGCCGCGCCGGGTATCCCGACGAGACCAGAGCGTGAGGACATGTTGATGATCGAGCCCGCGCCTTTCTCCTTCATCGCTTTCAGCGCATAGCGGCAGCCAAGGAAGCAGCCATCGGTGTTGACCGCATGGACGCGGTGCCATTCGGCAAGGCTGGCGTTTTCGGGATCGTGGGCGGCAGGACCGTCCTCGAAGCCGGTGATGCCGGCGTTGTTCACCAGCAAGTCGATCGCGGGATAGGAATTGGCGAAGACGCTCCAGTCCGCCTCGCTCGCCACGTCCAGTTTCTCGAACTCGCAGCCGAGCTCTGCGGCGGCCCTGCGGCCTTCCTCAACGTCGATATCGGTCAGCACGACCCGCGCGCCTTCAGCTACAAAGGCCGCACACACGGCCTTGCCGATGCCGCGCGCACCGCCGGTTACCACGCAGAGCGTGTCGTTCAATTTTTGCATGGGATCACTTCCAGGAAATTCAGGTGAGGCAGAACGGGACTCCATGGTCCCGGATCGTATCATATCCGCCGCGGCGGTGGCCTTAGTTCACCTGACATGCTCCTCGAATGCGTGGACGGCCCAATGCCAGCCCTAGGCCGCGTTGTCGATCCCGAGTTCGTGGAGCTTGCGGTAGAGCGTCGAGCGACCGATGCCCAGGCGGCGGGCCACTTCGGTCATCTTGCCGTGGTAATGCCCGATGGCGAGGCGGATGATGTCGGCCTCGATTTCTTCCAGCGAGCGGATATTCCCGTCGTCCTGGTAGAGCAGCACGCCGAGCCCGCGCGCCCGGCTCTCGCCGCGGTCGGCATCGCCGAGCAGTTCGTTCAGGTGTGGGAAGCTGTGCGCGGTGAGCGCCTCGCGCTGTTCGTGGACGCAGGCGCGGAACAGCACGGTTTGCAGCTGGCGAACGTTGCCCGGCCAGTCATAAGCCTCGAGCAGCGACAGGCCGCTGTCGGCGATGGAATGGTGCTTCATCCCCTCCAGCTCGCCGATCTTGCCGAGGAAATAGCGGGTGAGGGCGGGGATATCGCCGGCGCGCTCACGCAAGGGCGGCAGCACGATGCGCGTGGCGGAGAGCGCCTCGAAGAGGCGGGCGCAGAAGTGCCCGTCCTCGACCAGCAGGGCCAGCGGACGGTCGCTTGCGGCAAGGATGCGCAGGTCGATGCGGAAGCCGTGCGCCGCGCCCGTAGGCCGGACGATGCCGGTCTCCAGCACATCGGCGAGCCGTTCCTGGATGTCGGGCGGAAGCGTGTCGACGCTGTCGAGCAGCAGCGTGCCCCCGTCGCAGGCGGCAAGCGTCCCTTCCTGCCGGTCGAAGGCGCCTGCAAAAGCGCCCTTCTCATGGCCGAAGAGCAGCGATTCCAGCGTGTTGTGCGGCAGCCCCTCGCAGGATACGAGCCGAACCGGCGCCTTGGCGCGGGTGGACGCGTGCTGGATTGCGCGCAGCAGCATTTCCTTGCCGGTCCCGCTCTCGCCCTCGACCAGCACGTGGCCGTGCCCGCGCGCGGCGGTGGCAGCCTTGGCGATGGCGGTGCGGAAGCTTCCGTCGGTCCCGACCATGGCGTCGAATTCGAGGATGGAGGGCAGTTTCTCGGTCAGCGGCTGCAACTCGTCGCGCGCCGGGAGCAGCCGGGTAGCGCTGCGCAGCGCCACCGCCAGCCGCTCGGGCGCGACGGGTTTCACCAGATAGTCGATGGCGCCCGCACGCATGGCCTCCACCGCGAGCAGCGGCGAGGTGCTGGCGGTGAGCATGATGACCGCCACATCGGGGCGTTTAAGCTTGATCTGGCGGATGAAGTCGCAGGCTTCCTCGCCCGGAACGCGGCCATCGACCAGCACGGTGTCGACATCCTTGCCATCCTTGCCCGCAAGCGTGGACAGCGCCGCGTCGCAGCTTTCCACCGTCAGCGCGCGCCAGCCTTCGCGGGTGGCGAGCGAGGAGATCAGGCGTGCCTGGGCAGGCTCGTCATCGACCAGCATCAGCAGGCGGGCATCTTCGGTCGCCATCGCGAACGGACTCCTCGATCTGTGCGCTTTGCCGGGAAATCGACGCACGCATTCTTGTGGGGGGCATCCTAGGACAAAGGGGTAAAGGTGCGATTAAAGACAATTTTCCGCCTTGCGTGGGGGATGGGCACCTCGCCTTTCCATACCCCCCTTGCCCGGTGCCGAAGGGCGATATAGACCTCCCCTCCAACAGACCATTTATCCAAAGAGGTACCGATCCATGAATTCCGCCAACGACCGGAAGGCGCACGAGAAAACCTACG
Protein-coding sequences here:
- a CDS encoding DUF1285 domain-containing protein, whose amino-acid sequence is MVYTPPPELAGMSLADIAEAVAERRLPPVEQWSPENVDDSHMVIRADGTWLHDGSEITRKAMVRAFSGLLNREEDGSYWLVVPYQKLSIEVEDACFIATDVSQVDGDLAFRLNTDELVIAGPENPIRATGDADQPALYLHVRRGCEARLNRSTYEQLARIALAQGDDWTVTSGGETFSLLPG
- a CDS encoding sensor histidine kinase, which translates into the protein MERELAARGSAIDHLKLAATFAHLGIWELDTATGEAWRNSKHDQLFGYEEKLDSWTYDDFLGHVVDEDRERVDQLYGAALDNGDEWAFECRIRRADGLTRWISAHGRPLEGSEGRPERLIGHVIDITDTKRNEEHLRLVTAELNHRLQNIIASISGLIALAAREGGDRIENAKVLQERLKAIGRSHNLAYNTRNERVSVRDVYTSERASMPELADRVVIDIDERLAIKPQVAERLTLVVHELGTNAVKYGALSNETGRIVITSRVLENGDVELMWAETGGPEASAPERKGFGTRLIQTSLSADAHVEMNYPSKGATCRIVLPSKLVSATLG
- a CDS encoding PQQ-dependent sugar dehydrogenase — protein: MKRVTVLAAILSPLLMASSCGGSSSTGGGEAVSTPTPTSPPDTGFSGFAITEHGSFNEPWAAAFIPGTDVLVLTEKSGTIRGVQTGNFDKAIFFSGVPEVDYGGQGGLGDIAFLPSEASSTIDRRTIYLSWVEAGDGDTRGAVVGRGQMVCEDHQDCAIQGLEVIWRQSPKVSGRGHYSHRILFSPDERYMYIASGERQKKEPAQDLSNTLGTVVRLNLDGTPAAGNPFGDEIWSYGHRNILGMDFDAQGRLWEVEHGPKGGDELNLVQRGANYGWPVRSNGINYNDTNIPDHTPDDGFTKPVISWTPVIAPGNMTILDGDLFAAWKGDALISGLKTKALIRVSFDGDTAREVERYDMGERIRSVIEGPDGALWVLEDGEGGRLLQLRPQ
- a CDS encoding CoA pyrophosphatase, whose amino-acid sequence is MSALFDRLTQLFEQGHAREVEGLLSDARFADLDRTADAAVLIAVTESENPTVLLTQRPRTMRDHPGQVAFPGGKIDAGEDAVEAALREAWEELGITREAVRVIGTTDRYQTGTGFDITPVLATVPADLPIRPDPREVESWFEAPLEHLLDRKRWSENEVFWKGAMRRYYEMDHEGYRIWGVTAAICINLSRRLAWVTR
- a CDS encoding CCA tRNA nucleotidyltransferase, yielding MATLPLADWTKREDLAQLIAALGADNARYVGGAVRDTLLGKAIHDVDLATPLLPHEVIDRCREAGIRTVPTGIDHGTVTAILPAGPVEITTLRRDVSTDGRRATVAFAQDWKDDASRRDFTINALYAHPESLEIDDFFGGVADLECGHVRFIGEAEERIREDHLRILRYFRFQARFGDALDEEAVNACRDLAHTLKGLSRERVAMELLAILALPAPSPTLRLMKDLGVLEVILPEARDRETQCLAQLVETEARGGVEGDAVRRLAALLPPIKSVAESVAARLRLSRQQRARLICAAERREEDAAAPRALAYFEGVEGARDRLLLKGESVAALRDWDVPQLPLKGGEIVARGVGAGPEVARTLRAVEARWVEEGFPDRSRVLELLEQELAAS
- a CDS encoding sensor histidine kinase, which encodes MTDLRPFEELSADHLRLILNTAHIGIWELDLESGHASRNHHHDRIFGYHEGLAEWTYDKFIEHVVPEQREEVDRLQKDAIASGVEWAFDCAIITADGERKWISAAGRPLAGPGGDPAKLIGHVIDISETKEREARLSLLTEELNHRVRNMLSVIKSIVRLSARKANTVNDFATALEGRVASLARSHSLMVADASAKLCPSEILQEELAAIPGIEDRVDVQIINEEAITGAVGQGLSLVLHELVTNALKYGALSGKEGNVSVCIEEVDGQIKIAWRECGGPRVDTERKAGFGSSLIAQALSGHGKVDLRYPVSGVECDISLTP
- a CDS encoding site-specific DNA-methyltransferase, whose amino-acid sequence is MAVLETTKTRAKAPAKRAPKQLSVELPLGQILDGDCVEAMRQIPSASIDLVFADPPYNLQLGGDLNRPDGSHVDAVTDDWDKFDTFKAYDDFTRDWLIEAKRILKPDGALWVIGSYHNIYRVGAILQDLGFWILNDIVWRKSNPMPNFRGTRFTNAHETLLWCSQGEKAKYHFNYRAMKTLNDELQMRSDWVLPICNGAERLKEGGHKVHPTQKPESLLYRVLLSTTEKGDVVLDPFFGTGTTGAVAKRLGREWIGCEREGVYRDAALKRIEKELPLDESALTTMQAGRSAPKVAFGALVENGYIAPGTRLFDKKRRWTATVRADGSLAYEKQTGSIHGLGKELQGAPSCNGWTFWHYENGGEVKPIDAARQLYLLAVED
- a CDS encoding GNAT family N-acetyltransferase, with the protein product MATLVPLSAIDALLVEQLLDAAFGEQRHARTAYRIREGLDPLPALSFAALDEQEYLVGSIQLWPVALTDPKGRPHPLIMVGPVAVMPGRQGEGFGKALMAASLGAIDAAFDDGAPPFPQVLIGDPDYYGQWGFTADHIGGWHCPGPFERERLLLRTGNPSILPSEGMLGPWTDETSETAR
- a CDS encoding ribonuclease HII, which produces MFSSTPADGLRDAPLIVGVDEAGRGPLAGPVVAAAVVLCKPCPGGLDDSKKLSAAKRSKLEPQIQRRCAWGLAVVEPEEIDRLNIFGATMLAMTLATQRCVEALGAEPVEVLIDGNMTPHGRREEWRWPARAIVGGDGKEACISAASILAKEYRDRIMVEAARSHPHYGWESNKGYGSKTHMEALRIHGPTPLHRRSFAPVSQMALL